From a single Apium graveolens cultivar Ventura chromosome 2, ASM990537v1, whole genome shotgun sequence genomic region:
- the LOC141708389 gene encoding agamous-like MADS-box protein AP3 isoform X2 yields the protein MARGPIQIKKIENATHRQVTYSKRRKGLFKKARELSVLCDAHVSVIMISTTKKAHVYTSSSISPKEFYDMYQKLNGVDLWSSCYEKLKENLIKLKEVNFNLNREIRHKMGECLDGLNFEELCSLEDKMEETVMTIRENKMKIITRQTDNIKKKIRNSENVHKILQHEFELRGEDPAYTKVELGGDHKSFIGLSQALQGVLALNFSQNQPDPHSGA from the exons ATGGCTAGAGGGCCGATCCAGATCAAGAAGATTGAAAACGCAACACACAGGCAAGTCACTTACTCTAAGAGAAGAAAAGGGCTGTTCAAGAAGGCCCGTGAGCTCAGTGTTCTTTGTGATGCTCATGTCTCTGTTATCATGATCTCCACTACTAAAAAGGCTCATGTTTACACCAGTTCCTCCATATC CCCAAAAGAGTTTTATGATATGTATCAGAAGCTCAATGGGGTTGATCTGTGGAGCTCCTGCTATGAG AAATTGAAGGAAAACCTGATAAAGCTGAAAGAGGTGAACTTTAATCTCAATAGGGAGATCAG GCATAAAATGGGCGAGTGTTTGGATGGTTTGAACTTTGAGGAGTTGTGCAGTCTTGAGGATAAGATGGAAGAGACTGTGATGACCATTCGTGAAAATAAG ATGAAGATCATCACGCGCCAAACTGACAATATCAAGAAAAAG ATAAGGAATAGTGAAAATGTACACAAAATTCTCCAACATGAGTTC GAACTAAGAGGTGAGGATCCAGCCTACACGAAAGTCGAGCTTGGAGGGGATCATAAATCGTTTATTGGATTATCACAAGCACTACAAGGAGTACTAGCTCTAAACTTTTCACAAAATCAACCAGATCCTCATTCTGGAGCATGA
- the LOC141708389 gene encoding agamous-like MADS-box protein AP3 isoform X1 gives MARGPIQIKKIENATHRQVTYSKRRKGLFKKARELSVLCDAHVSVIMISTTKKAHVYTSSSISPKEFYDMYQKLNGVDLWSSCYEKLKENLIKLKEVNFNLNREIRHKMGECLDGLNFEELCSLEDKMEETVMTIRENKMKIITRQTDNIKKKIRNSENVHKILQHEFAYLQELRGEDPAYTKVELGGDHKSFIGLSQALQGVLALNFSQNQPDPHSGA, from the exons ATGGCTAGAGGGCCGATCCAGATCAAGAAGATTGAAAACGCAACACACAGGCAAGTCACTTACTCTAAGAGAAGAAAAGGGCTGTTCAAGAAGGCCCGTGAGCTCAGTGTTCTTTGTGATGCTCATGTCTCTGTTATCATGATCTCCACTACTAAAAAGGCTCATGTTTACACCAGTTCCTCCATATC CCCAAAAGAGTTTTATGATATGTATCAGAAGCTCAATGGGGTTGATCTGTGGAGCTCCTGCTATGAG AAATTGAAGGAAAACCTGATAAAGCTGAAAGAGGTGAACTTTAATCTCAATAGGGAGATCAG GCATAAAATGGGCGAGTGTTTGGATGGTTTGAACTTTGAGGAGTTGTGCAGTCTTGAGGATAAGATGGAAGAGACTGTGATGACCATTCGTGAAAATAAG ATGAAGATCATCACGCGCCAAACTGACAATATCAAGAAAAAG ATAAGGAATAGTGAAAATGTACACAAAATTCTCCAACATGAGTTC GCATATTTACAGGAACTAAGAGGTGAGGATCCAGCCTACACGAAAGTCGAGCTTGGAGGGGATCATAAATCGTTTATTGGATTATCACAAGCACTACAAGGAGTACTAGCTCTAAACTTTTCACAAAATCAACCAGATCCTCATTCTGGAGCATGA